The following are encoded together in the Zingiber officinale cultivar Zhangliang chromosome 8A, Zo_v1.1, whole genome shotgun sequence genome:
- the LOC122011885 gene encoding DNA (cytosine-5)-methyltransferase 3-like translates to MPYGRPPITEFQKFIRLSRIEALASGSIVERPIAKYPPFDPRPFQLNEDDYQQVCAIPKKKGANFRDLPGVRVGNDNIVEGDPEVERVYLPSGKPLVPDYAMSFIKGKSLNLLDGCGGMKQFPLL, encoded by the exons ATGCCCTATGGTAGACCACCAATCACAGAGTTCCAGAAGTTCATTCGTCTTTCAAGGATTG AAGCTTTAGCTTCTGGGTCTATTGTGGAGAGGCCTATTGCAAAATATCCACCTTTTGATCCCAGGCCATTTCAATTAAATGAGGATGATTATCAGCAAGTTTGTGCAATACCAAAGAAAAAG GGTGCAAACTTCAGGGATTTGCCAGGAGTTAGAGTTGGTAATGATAATATAGTTGAGGGGGATCCAGAAGTCGAGAGAGTTTACTTGCCATCGGGGAAACCACTG GTTCCTGATTATGCAATGTCCTTTATCAAAGGAAAATCCCTGAA cctTTTGGACGGCTGTGGTGGGATGAAACAGTTCCCACTGTTGTAA
- the LOC122009682 gene encoding importin-11-like — protein MSLSAADLHTVYSFLSNALSIDESTRKQAESALAQCENRPGFCTCLLEIIAARDSGCRDDALLLASVYFKNSISRYWRHRRDTSGIRNGEKNHIRTKLLLHLREENTQIAIQLAVLVAKIARIDYPKE, from the exons ATGTCGCTCTCGGCAGCCGACCTCCACACTGTGTACTCGTTCCTCTCCAACGCCTTGAGCATTGACGAGTCCACCCGCAAGCAAGCGGAATCCGCCCTAGCTCAGTGCGAGAACCGCCCCGGATTCTGCACCTGTCTTCTC GAGATCATTGCCGCGAGGGATTCAGGTTGCCGGGATGATGCTCTTCTtcttgcctctgtgtattttaaGAACAGCATCAGTCGCTACTGGAGACACCGCCGTGATACCTC TGGCATTAGAAATGGTGAGAAGAATCACATCCGAACAAAGTTGCTCTTACACTTGCGAGAAGAAAATACCCAG ATAGCAATTCAGCTGGCTGTTCTTGTTGCAAAAATTGCACGCATTGATTACCCCAAAGAATa G